Proteins found in one Mytilus edulis chromosome 2, xbMytEdul2.2, whole genome shotgun sequence genomic segment:
- the LOC139512629 gene encoding uncharacterized protein: MGCVSARMLFEDEEVKKPITKRYKNPNLITGDITKKNESKLERDKAMKLRQQDRITAAEEISLRTLDEKERLSLGTRSRGTSRVSSRAGSPTQARKVHFKTEDGDKKQKNNHDQQSTKQVQYEQPLQNGDVDNQSKHKKKKHMKNSVQPITDKSTSDDKIQQPITNNNTGEVSETTEVKKLEKKLSTIDERAASRNSGKSDEVKR; the protein is encoded by the exons ATGGGATGTGTCTCAGCACGAATGCTTTTTGAAG acGAAGAAGTCAAGAAACCAATAACAAAGAGATACAAGAACCCTAATCTTATAACAGGGGACATTACAAAGAAAAATGAGTCCAAATTAGAGCGAGATAAAGCCATGAAATTACGACAACAAGACCGCATAACTGCAGCAGAG GAAATATCGCTGAGGACATTAGATGAGAAGGAAAGATTGTCACTTGGTACTAGATCAAGAGGGACATCAAGGGTGTCATCTAGAGCAGGATCTCCTACTCAAGCTAGAA AGGTACATTTTAAGACAGAAGATGGTGATAAGAAACAGAAGAACAATCATGATCAACAGAGTACCAAACAAGTGCAATATGAACAACCATTACAAAATGGTGATGTTGACAACCAATCAAAACATAAGAAAAAGAAACATATGAAGAACTCTGTTCAACCAATCACAGACAAGAGCACAAgtgatgacaaaattcaacaaccaattacaaataataatacaggGGAAGTTAGTGAAACAACAGAGGTTAAAAAACTGGAGAAGAAACTGTCAACAATTGATGAACGTGCAGCCAGTCGAAACAGTGGTAAATCAGATGAAGTAAAACGATAG
- the LOC139512599 gene encoding piggyBac transposable element-derived protein 4-like, with the protein MPKADISAFIDSLCSAKSRFFGFVIFGSVVNGITKAMTSQSIDGVFMMAAEAPWFRVYIPEPIQQHNVHGDVPGVKNMPPRNSLPIAYFYLMFSINILKKITRETNRYAKQLLTRKRRNNTLHASSRLRMFEWNGKFTVTEIKGFSATIFNMGLIRKPSIKDYWSKKFKSQKTPWFSGMFSRNRFQLLLRCLHLVNNKNTPQRNSEFYDPSAWFKPIVEHANMVFKRYLTPKRELSIDESLIGTKARTIMTQYIPSKSSKFGIKLWMLVEASTGYIIHFLPYRGKRYDPIPNNETQGCHVVFKLLRSAGLLGKWFHVFCDNFFTSISLASRLYTENTYLTDTIRKNRHLPRLIKEANPNANQSVFARRGPLLCCAFRERPNRKVVRFVSTYHNGIHNQNEKPSLAISYNQYMGGVDLNDMMCGIYEDKRKTKTMWKRVAINIFHRMLLNAYILYKYNTDENQQISRYEFIVCIIESLATEHRQHRDRGGVERNVDAMPHVTLQRLPGKREKNCVVCSTAISRKRSKTVCLRCGKGVHGLCVHRHRCEIEL; encoded by the exons ATGCCAAAAGCCGATATATCGGCTTTTATCGATTCCTTGTGTAGTGCCAAGAGCCGATTTTTCGGCTTTGTTATTTTCGGCTCTGTCGTTAACGGCATCACAAAGGCAATGACGTCACAAAGCATTGACGGCGTTTTCATGATGGCCGCGGAAGCTCCGTGGTTCCGTGTTTACATTCCAGAACCAATACAGCAACACAATGTTCATGGTGATGTTCCAGGAGTAAAAAATATGCCACCAAGAAATTCACTACCTATTGCCTATTTTTATCTAATGTTCTCAATaaacattctgaaaaaaataacaagagaAACAAACAG ATATGCAAAACAGCTACTTACAAGAAAACGCCGAAATAATACACTACATGCATCTTCTAGACTTAGAATGTTTGAATGGAATGGAAAATTTACTGTCACAGAAATAAAAGGCTTTTCAGCGACAATTTTTAACATGGGCCTTATTCGAAAACCAAGTATAAAAGATTATTGgtcaaaaaagttcaaaagtcAAAAAACACCTTGGTTTTCCGGAAtgttttcaagaaatagatttcaACTTTTACTTCGATGTCTTCACCTAGTTAATAACAAAAACACCCCGCAAAGAAACAGCGAGTTTTACGACCCGTCCGCATGGTTCAAGCCGATTGTAGAACATGCTAATATGGTTTTTAAGCGATATCTGACACCAAAAAGAGAGCTTTCAATTGATGAATCTTTGATAGGCACTAAAGCAAGAACTATCATGACTCAATATATACCATCGAAAAGTAGCAAGTTTGGTATCAAGCTTTGGATGTTGGTAGAGGCTTCAACGGGATATATTATACATTTTCTACCGTATAGGGGAAAACGGTATGATCCCATCCCAAATAATGAAACACAAGGGTGTCATGTTGTCTTTAAATTATTGAGATCTGCCGGTCTCTTAGGTAAATGGTTTCATgtcttttgtgataatttttttaCGTCGATATCACTTGCTAGTCGTTTGTACACTGAAAACACCTATCTAACTGACACCATCCGAAAAAATAGACATTTACCTAGATTAATAAAAGAGGCAAACCCTAATGCCAATCAGTCTGTGTTCGCCAGACGAGGTCCGCTTTTATGTTGTGCATTTAGAGAGAGGCCAAATAGAAAAGTTGTACGTTTTGTATCTACATATCATAACGGTATACACAATCAAAATGAAAAACCAAGCCTTGCTATAAGCTATAATCAATATATGGGTGGAGTTGatttaaatgatatgatgtgtggCATTTATGaagataaaagaaaaacaaaaaccatGTGGAAAAGAGTCGCTATTAATATTTTTCACAGAATGCTTCTCAATGcttatatattgtataaatataatactGACGAAAACCAGCAAATATCACGTTATGAATTTATTGTCTGTATAATTGAATCGCTTGCAACTGAACATAGACAACACCGTGATCGTGGTGGAGTAGAGAGAAATGTTGATGCAATGCCCCATGTAACCTTACAGAGATTACCTGGTAAACGTGAAAAAAACTGTGTCGTATGTTCGACTGCTATCAGCCGTAAACGATCCAAAACTGTTTGCTTGAGGTGTGGAAAAGGTGTCCATGGACTTTGTGTACATCGACACCGTTGTGAAATTGAACTTTAA